One stretch of Corvus hawaiiensis isolate bCorHaw1 chromosome 1, bCorHaw1.pri.cur, whole genome shotgun sequence DNA includes these proteins:
- the HIGD1A gene encoding HIG1 domain family member 1A, mitochondrial, whose product MSPSQESVFSEYEADTSQTSKLIRKFKETPFVPIGMAGFAAVVGYGLYRLKHRGDTKMSLHLIHMRVAAQGFAVGALTCGVLYSMFRDYMGKPKE is encoded by the exons ATGTCACCCAGCCAGGAATCCGTTTTCTCTGAGTATGAGGCAGACACCAGCCAGACCTCGAAGCTGATAAGAAAATTTAAGGAGACGCCATTTGTGCCCATTG GGATGGCCGGCTTCGCCGCTGTGGTTGGCTACGGGCTGTACAGGCTgaagcacagaggtgacacaaaaATGTCTCTTCACCTGATCCACATGCGCGTGGCAGCGCAGGGCTTCGCCGTGGGAGCCCTGACGTGTG gCGTGCTGTATTCCATGTTCCGGGATTACATGGGGAAGCCCAAGGAATAG
- the ACKR2 gene encoding atypical chemokine receptor 2, which yields MEAGEEAPLPGTAWNAYVSKFSHGNAAGSPLSNTTSRVTATTTDPWLDAANSSQYPYEYLDEEDYGLYGLCTKEEVLSFSRVFLPSFYTVIFLVGMAGNALLFIVLLMYIKKKKKMTELYLLNLVVSDFFLLLTLPFWALHISQWVTWDILCPVLNAMYTLNFYSGIFFVSCMSLDMYLQIVHACSPHSSMVWRNSILVLLVMWILSIALSIPDGLFTSTRQIHNETIMCTQDYGQEHLFWKVVFQVIQNILGFLFPFLFMTFCYCRIACVLSTSQIPGSRRALCLVLTLVGVFFVLWCPYNVVLILHSLQDVGVIRSCESSRKLDYALQITESLSFVHCCLNPLLYAFVKKRFRAYLWKIPQAIFRRGAFFPTQESQTSPSGSRYPVEIEILSITNAS from the exons ATGGAAGCAGGAGAAGAAGCTCCT ctgccTGGAACTGCCTGGAATGCATACGTAAGCAAATTTAGTCATGGAAACGCAGCAG GCAGCCCCTTGTCAAACACAACCTCACGAGTGACAGCAACAACCACAGACCCGTGGCTGGATGCTGCCAATTCAAGTCAGTACCCGTATGAGTACCTGGATGAGGAGGATTATGGGCTCTATGGCCTCTGCACCAAAGAGGAGGTGCTCTCCTTCAGCAGGGTGTTCTTGCCATCATTTTACACCGTGATCTTCCTGGTTGGCATGGCCGGGAATGCCCTCCTGTTTATTGTCCTCCTCATGTacatcaagaagaaaaagaaaatgactgAGCTGTACCTGCTGAACCTGGTAGTTTCAGACTTCTTCCTGCTACTGACCCTTCCTTTCTGGGCTCTACACATTTCTCAGTGGGTCACCTGGGACATCTTGTGCCCGGTCTTAAACGCCATGTACACTCTGAACTTCTACAGTGGCATCTTCTTTGTGAGCTGCATGAGCTTGGACATGTATCTGCAGATAGTTCATGCTTGCTCGCCTCACAGCTCCATGGTGTGGAGGAATTCCATCCTCGTCTTGTTGGTGATGTGGATCCTTTCCATAGCTCTCTCCATTCCTGATGGCCTCTTCACCAGCACAAGACAAATCCACAACGAAACCATCATGTGCACCCAGGATTATGGCCAGGAACATTTATTCTGGAAAGTTGTCTTTCAGGTGATTCAAAACATCCTGGgattccttttccccttcctcttcatGACGTTCTGCTACTGCCGCATCGCGTGTGTCCTCAGCACCTCGCAGATACCtggctccaggagagctctcTGCTTAGTCCTTACTCTGGTGGGGGTCTTCTTTGTCCTGTGGTGTCCCTACAATGTTGTCCTCATCCTCCACTCCCTACAAGATGTCGGTGTGATCAGGAGCTGTGAAAGCAGTAGGAAACTGGACTATGCCTTGCAGATCACAGAGAGCTTGTCCTTTGTCCACTGCTGTCTCAACCCCTTGCTCTATGCTTTTGTGAAGAAACGGTTCAGGGCATATTTGTGGAAGATCCCTCAGGCCATTTTCAGGAGAGGTGCCTTCTTCCCCACCCAGGAGTCCCAGACGAGCCCCTCTGGCAGCAGATACCCAGTTGAGATAGAAATCTTGAGCATCACAAATGCatcataa
- the LOC125328913 gene encoding 7-alpha-hydroxycholest-4-en-3-one 12-alpha-hydroxylase gives MVLWVILLCTLVSSLLGGLYVLGVFRRQRPNEPPLEKGTIPWLGYLLEFRKDSSEFLKRMQRKHGDVFTVLIGGYYFTFVMDPFCFGTIVKESRSKLDFRTSAIQLVMQVFGYKATEATHSIVHTSSTKHLMGDGLTVLTQATMESFRKLLLFNLSSGEKRVWQEENLFHYCYNIVFRAGYLALYGTEPSRGAGNKEKAEEQDRLHSNQLFQEFRKYDRLFPRLAFAMLPPKDKREAERLKRHFWNVLSVKKAWQKDNMSGWISDQDQLLSENGVPEYMRDRFMFMLLWASQGNTGPTAFWLLLYLLKHPEALKAVRDEVDKVSRESGQEMKAGSPPVTVTRDMLNQTPLLDSALEETLRLVAAPMLVRAVLEDTSLRTSGGTEFTLRRGDRLALFPHISVQMNPEIHVEPHKFKYDRFVNPDGTKKDFYRNRKKLKFVNMPWGAGVSTCPGRFFATAEMKLFVFLMLSHFDLELVNEEEEIPAIDISRWGFGTMQPVHDVRFRYRPRF, from the coding sequence ATGGTGCTGTGGGTGATTCTCCTCTGTACCTTGGTGTCATCGCTGCTCGGTGGGCTCTATGTCCTGGGTGTATTTCGGAGACAGAGACCCAATGAGCCGCCCCTGGAGAAAGGTACCATTCCCTGGCTGGGCTACCTGCTGGAATTCAGAAAGGACAGCTCAGAGTTTCTCAAAAGGATGCAGAGGAAACACGGGGATGTTTTCACGGTGCTGATCGGTGGCTATTACTTCACCTTCGTGATGGATCCCTTCTGCTTTGGCACCATCGTGAAGGAATCACGATCTAAACTGGACTTTAGGACTTCTGCAATTCAGCTGGTCATGCAGGTTTTTGGCTACAAGGCCACCGAAGCCACTCATAGCATAGTTCATACCTCGAGCACAAAGCACCTGATGGGAGATGGCCTCACTGTCCTCACACAAGCCACCATGGAGAGCTTTCGGAAGCTGCTGCTCTTCAACCTGAGCTCAGGAGAGAAGCGAGTGTGGCAGGAGGAAAACCTCTTCCACTACTGCTACAACATTGTCTTCAGGGCCGGGTACCTGGCTCTGTATGGCACCGAGCCATCCCGAGGGGCAGGGAACAAGGAGAAAGCTGAAGAGCAGGATCGCCTCCACTCCAACCAGCTCTTCCAGGAATTTCGGAAGTACGACCGCCTCTTTCCTCGCCTGGCCTTTGCTATGTTGCCTCCCAAGGACAAAAGAGAAGCTGAGCGGCTGAAGAGACACTTCTGGAACGTGCTGTCTGTGAAGAAGGCCTGGCAGAAGGACAATATGAGTGGCTGGATAAGCGATCAAGACCAGCTTCTGTCAGAAAATGGTGTCCCCGAGTACATGCGGGATCGTTTCATGTTCATGCTCCTCTGGGCATCCCAAGGCAACACGGGCCCAACTGCATTCTGGCTCCTCTTGTATCTGCTGAAACATCCAGAGGCTCTGAAGGCTGTGAGAGATGAGGTGGATAAAGTCTCGAGGGAGAGCGGGCAGGAGATGAAGGCAGGGAGCCCCCCAGTTACCGTCACTAGGGACATGCTGAACCAGACTCCCCTGCTGGACAGTGCCTTGGAGGAGACCCTGAGGCTAGTGGCGGCCCCGATGCTGGTCAGAGCTGTCCTCGAGGACACCAGCCTGAGGACAAGCGGTGGAACAGAGTTCACCCTCCGCAGGGGAGACAGGTTGGCTCTGTTCCCACACATCTCCGTGCAGATGAACCCAGAAATCCATGTGGAGCCTCACAAATTTAAGTATGACCGATTCGTAAACCCAGATGGCACCAAGAAGGATTTCTACAGAAACAGGAAGAAGCTGAAATTTGTCAACATGCCATGGGGGGCAGGAGTTTCCACCTGTCCTGGGAGGTTCTTTGCCACAGCTGAAATGAAACTGTTTGTGTTCTTGATGCTGAGTCACTTTGACCTGGAGCTGGTcaatgaggaggaggagatccCAGCCATAGACATCAGCCGCTGGGGATTCGGGACGATGCAGCCTGTCCACGACGTTCGCTTCAGATACCGGCCACGCTTTTAA